Proteins from one Triticum aestivum cultivar Chinese Spring chromosome 7A, IWGSC CS RefSeq v2.1, whole genome shotgun sequence genomic window:
- the LOC123149250 gene encoding uncharacterized protein isoform X3, translated as MPPPWQPSTYAAGTIVAAPPCRSSSPAGFHASPDSDPLSFLSDEEKTIGDTSTAAPPISLDDEFPKATSMGPYASAGWSDLPIDLLIRILHLLELPEALAFHAVCPSWRSASVAAGGAPPRRTPWLVSLAEEPPLAGDQQRRVRRRLCDPAATSELRNLLDAERTFQGVYGDEGKIVGYRYGCYMIERVHDVQSLGGYFYDKVVLSGPPSTCRTVALVIHLDGKRLSFARIGDTYWQQVSVIRRNGDSFADCIYHRGRFYAVTMEGILKSWDFSGSDKPRKKTVIAEDDNDMFDDPVITRYLLSTPWGNLLQVRVFLDTHQGNNVRIEIDRLDLKSQTRVALSSGKALRGHAAFVGQNSPGILSTKEFPKLRPDCIYFTTPRLRERHAFEHRHNQWSGVKVYDLKRQTLEDAFPSGGGLYGTICPLEVWFTPSLI; from the exons ATGCCCCCGCCATGGCAGCCCTCAACTTACGCCGCCGGCACGATAGTGGCAGCACCCCCTTGCCGCTCCTCCTCACCGGCCGGATTTCACGCATCCCCTGATTCCGATCCCCTTTCTTTCCTTTCAGATGAAGAGAAGACCATTGGAGATACTTCCACAGCTGCCCCTCCTATCTCTCTCGATGATGAATTTCCCAAGGCCACCTCCATGG GACCTTATGCAAGTGCAGGCTGGTCGGACCTCCCCATAGATCTCCTCATCCGGATACTGCATCTCCTTGAGCTCCCCGAGGCCCTAGCCTTCCATGCTGTCTGTCCATCATGGCGTTCTGCATCTGTGGCCGCAGGCGGTGCCCCACCTCGGCGCACGCCGTGGCTTGTTTCCTTGGCAGAGGAGCCTCCTCTCGCAGGGGATCAACAGCGCCGTGTGCGGCGTAGGTTATGTGATCCTGCTGCTACTTCTGAGCTCCGCAACCTCCTGGATGCTGAGAGAACTTTTCAG GGTGTCTATGGAGACGAAGGGAAGATCGTGGGCTATCGTTACGGGTGTTACATGATAGAACGTGTTCATGATGTGCAGTCTCTCGGTGGGTATTTCTATGACAAGGTTGTGTTGTCCGGTCCTCCGTCCACTTGTCGCACTGTTGCTCTGGTCATCCACCTGGACGGCAAGCGGCTCTCTTTCGCGAGAATAGGAGATACCTATTGGCAACAAGTTTCGGTGATCCGAAGAAACGGAGATAGTTTTGCAGACTGTATCTACCACCGCGGTAGGTTCTATGCGGTGACAATGGAAGGGATATTGAAGTCATGGGACTTTAGTGGATCAGACAAACCGAGGAAGAAAACGGTCATTGCCGAGGATGACAATGACATGTTCGACGACCCAGTTATCACTAGGTACTTGCTTTCGACTCCTTGGGGTAATCTCCTGCAGGTGCGTGTCTTTCTTGACACACACCAGGGAAACAATGTCAGGATTGAAATAGACAGGTTGGACCTCAAGAGTCAGACAAGGGTAGCACTGAGCTCAGGGAAGGCTCTGCGGGGACATGCGGCCTTCGTCGGACAGAATAGCCCAGGCATTTTATCCACTAAAGAATTCCCCAAACTAAGACCGGATTGTATCTATTTCACAACTCCCCGCCTCAGAGAGCGCCATGCTTTTGAGCATCGCCATAACCAATGGAGCGGCGTGAAGGTCTATGACCTGAAAAGACAGACACTTGAAGATGCTTTCCCATCTGGTGGAGGTCTTTACGGAACCATCTGTCCATTGGAAGTCTGGTTCACACCAAGTCTGATCTGA
- the LOC123149250 gene encoding uncharacterized protein isoform X1 — protein MPPPWQPSTYAAGTIVAAPPCRSSSPAGFHASPDSDPLSFLSDEEKTIGDTSTAAPPISLDDEFPKATSMGPYASAGWSDLPIDLLIRILHLLELPEALAFHAVCPSWRSASVAAGGAPPRRTPWLVSLAEEPPLAGDQQRRVRRRLCDPAATSELRNLLDAERTFQVSFPRGQAVACCGASHGWLIMANELSDLVLYDPFTAALIPLPPITGFASCIQGVYGDEGKIVGYRYGCYMIERVHDVQSLGGYFYDKVVLSGPPSTCRTVALVIHLDGKRLSFARIGDTYWQQVSVIRRNGDSFADCIYHRGRFYAVTMEGILKSWDFSGSDKPRKKTVIAEDDNDMFDDPVITRYLLSTPWGNLLQVRVFLDTHQGNNVRIEIDRLDLKSQTRVALSSGKALRGHAAFVGQNSPGILSTKEFPKLRPDCIYFTTPRLRERHAFEHRHNQWSGVKVYDLKRQTLEDAFPSGGGLYGTICPLEVWFTPSLI, from the exons ATGCCCCCGCCATGGCAGCCCTCAACTTACGCCGCCGGCACGATAGTGGCAGCACCCCCTTGCCGCTCCTCCTCACCGGCCGGATTTCACGCATCCCCTGATTCCGATCCCCTTTCTTTCCTTTCAGATGAAGAGAAGACCATTGGAGATACTTCCACAGCTGCCCCTCCTATCTCTCTCGATGATGAATTTCCCAAGGCCACCTCCATGG GACCTTATGCAAGTGCAGGCTGGTCGGACCTCCCCATAGATCTCCTCATCCGGATACTGCATCTCCTTGAGCTCCCCGAGGCCCTAGCCTTCCATGCTGTCTGTCCATCATGGCGTTCTGCATCTGTGGCCGCAGGCGGTGCCCCACCTCGGCGCACGCCGTGGCTTGTTTCCTTGGCAGAGGAGCCTCCTCTCGCAGGGGATCAACAGCGCCGTGTGCGGCGTAGGTTATGTGATCCTGCTGCTACTTCTGAGCTCCGCAACCTCCTGGATGCTGAGAGAACTTTTCAGGTCAGCTTTCCCAGGGGCCAAGCTGTGGCCTGCTGCggtgcctcccatggctggttaaTCATGGCAAACGAGCTCTCGGATCTTGTCCTATATGACCCCTTCACCGCGGCATTGATCCCGCTCCCACCAATCACTGGTTTTGCGTCGTGCATACAGGGTGTCTATGGAGACGAAGGGAAGATCGTGGGCTATCGTTACGGGTGTTACATGATAGAACGTGTTCATGATGTGCAGTCTCTCGGTGGGTATTTCTATGACAAGGTTGTGTTGTCCGGTCCTCCGTCCACTTGTCGCACTGTTGCTCTGGTCATCCACCTGGACGGCAAGCGGCTCTCTTTCGCGAGAATAGGAGATACCTATTGGCAACAAGTTTCGGTGATCCGAAGAAACGGAGATAGTTTTGCAGACTGTATCTACCACCGCGGTAGGTTCTATGCGGTGACAATGGAAGGGATATTGAAGTCATGGGACTTTAGTGGATCAGACAAACCGAGGAAGAAAACGGTCATTGCCGAGGATGACAATGACATGTTCGACGACCCAGTTATCACTAGGTACTTGCTTTCGACTCCTTGGGGTAATCTCCTGCAGGTGCGTGTCTTTCTTGACACACACCAGGGAAACAATGTCAGGATTGAAATAGACAGGTTGGACCTCAAGAGTCAGACAAGGGTAGCACTGAGCTCAGGGAAGGCTCTGCGGGGACATGCGGCCTTCGTCGGACAGAATAGCCCAGGCATTTTATCCACTAAAGAATTCCCCAAACTAAGACCGGATTGTATCTATTTCACAACTCCCCGCCTCAGAGAGCGCCATGCTTTTGAGCATCGCCATAACCAATGGAGCGGCGTGAAGGTCTATGACCTGAAAAGACAGACACTTGAAGATGCTTTCCCATCTGGTGGAGGTCTTTACGGAACCATCTGTCCATTGGAAGTCTGGTTCACACCAAGTCTGATCTGA
- the LOC123149250 gene encoding uncharacterized protein isoform X2 codes for MPPPWQPSTYAAGTIVAAPPCRSSSPAGFHASPDSDPLSFLSDEEKTIGDTSTAAPPISLDDEFPKATSMGWSDLPIDLLIRILHLLELPEALAFHAVCPSWRSASVAAGGAPPRRTPWLVSLAEEPPLAGDQQRRVRRRLCDPAATSELRNLLDAERTFQVSFPRGQAVACCGASHGWLIMANELSDLVLYDPFTAALIPLPPITGFASCIQGVYGDEGKIVGYRYGCYMIERVHDVQSLGGYFYDKVVLSGPPSTCRTVALVIHLDGKRLSFARIGDTYWQQVSVIRRNGDSFADCIYHRGRFYAVTMEGILKSWDFSGSDKPRKKTVIAEDDNDMFDDPVITRYLLSTPWGNLLQVRVFLDTHQGNNVRIEIDRLDLKSQTRVALSSGKALRGHAAFVGQNSPGILSTKEFPKLRPDCIYFTTPRLRERHAFEHRHNQWSGVKVYDLKRQTLEDAFPSGGGLYGTICPLEVWFTPSLI; via the exons ATGCCCCCGCCATGGCAGCCCTCAACTTACGCCGCCGGCACGATAGTGGCAGCACCCCCTTGCCGCTCCTCCTCACCGGCCGGATTTCACGCATCCCCTGATTCCGATCCCCTTTCTTTCCTTTCAGATGAAGAGAAGACCATTGGAGATACTTCCACAGCTGCCCCTCCTATCTCTCTCGATGATGAATTTCCCAAGGCCACCTCCATGG GCTGGTCGGACCTCCCCATAGATCTCCTCATCCGGATACTGCATCTCCTTGAGCTCCCCGAGGCCCTAGCCTTCCATGCTGTCTGTCCATCATGGCGTTCTGCATCTGTGGCCGCAGGCGGTGCCCCACCTCGGCGCACGCCGTGGCTTGTTTCCTTGGCAGAGGAGCCTCCTCTCGCAGGGGATCAACAGCGCCGTGTGCGGCGTAGGTTATGTGATCCTGCTGCTACTTCTGAGCTCCGCAACCTCCTGGATGCTGAGAGAACTTTTCAGGTCAGCTTTCCCAGGGGCCAAGCTGTGGCCTGCTGCggtgcctcccatggctggttaaTCATGGCAAACGAGCTCTCGGATCTTGTCCTATATGACCCCTTCACCGCGGCATTGATCCCGCTCCCACCAATCACTGGTTTTGCGTCGTGCATACAGGGTGTCTATGGAGACGAAGGGAAGATCGTGGGCTATCGTTACGGGTGTTACATGATAGAACGTGTTCATGATGTGCAGTCTCTCGGTGGGTATTTCTATGACAAGGTTGTGTTGTCCGGTCCTCCGTCCACTTGTCGCACTGTTGCTCTGGTCATCCACCTGGACGGCAAGCGGCTCTCTTTCGCGAGAATAGGAGATACCTATTGGCAACAAGTTTCGGTGATCCGAAGAAACGGAGATAGTTTTGCAGACTGTATCTACCACCGCGGTAGGTTCTATGCGGTGACAATGGAAGGGATATTGAAGTCATGGGACTTTAGTGGATCAGACAAACCGAGGAAGAAAACGGTCATTGCCGAGGATGACAATGACATGTTCGACGACCCAGTTATCACTAGGTACTTGCTTTCGACTCCTTGGGGTAATCTCCTGCAGGTGCGTGTCTTTCTTGACACACACCAGGGAAACAATGTCAGGATTGAAATAGACAGGTTGGACCTCAAGAGTCAGACAAGGGTAGCACTGAGCTCAGGGAAGGCTCTGCGGGGACATGCGGCCTTCGTCGGACAGAATAGCCCAGGCATTTTATCCACTAAAGAATTCCCCAAACTAAGACCGGATTGTATCTATTTCACAACTCCCCGCCTCAGAGAGCGCCATGCTTTTGAGCATCGCCATAACCAATGGAGCGGCGTGAAGGTCTATGACCTGAAAAGACAGACACTTGAAGATGCTTTCCCATCTGGTGGAGGTCTTTACGGAACCATCTGTCCATTGGAAGTCTGGTTCACACCAAGTCTGATCTGA